In the Oryza glaberrima chromosome 6, OglaRS2, whole genome shotgun sequence genome, one interval contains:
- the LOC127777250 gene encoding oleosin H2-like — MATAATATARAHNPLRRMEGVGFKSALRASPRASALAAAALLVPLGAALLVSAGAVLLATLAGLALAAPPLVLFSPVLAPAAAAAVMAAAGLLAAGALGVAGVSALAWTVGYIRRGGARGSGGGGVAGMIVQPLDDGKRHGAGGAAFVGHRLRDAGDDDTARDKAQEAARA; from the coding sequence atggccacggcggcgacggcgacggcgcgtgcGCACAATCCGCTGCGCCGCATGGAGGGCGTCGGGTTCAAGTCCGCGCTCCGGGCCAGCCCGCGCGcctccgcgctcgccgcggccgcgctcctCGTCCCGCTCGGCGCCGCGCTGCTGGTCTCCGCCGGGGCCGTGCTCCTGGCCACGCTCGCCggcctcgcgctcgccgcgccgccgctcgtgctCTTCAGCCCCGTGctcgcgcccgccgcggcggcggccgtgatggccgcggcggggctcctcgccgccggcgcgctcgGCGTCGCGGGCGTCTCGGCGCTGGCCTGGACCGTCGGGTACATCAggagaggcggcgcgcgtgggagtgggggcggcggcgtggccgggaTGATCGTGCAGCCGCTGGACGACGGGAAGAGGCACGGCGCGGGAGGGGCGGCGTTTGTCGGGCATCGTCTCCGGGACGCCGGAGATGACGACACGGCGCGCGACAAGGCGCAGGAGGCAGCCAGGGCCTAG